Proteins encoded by one window of Clostridium perfringens:
- a CDS encoding carbohydrate ABC transporter permease — protein MNKIREKIMGMAFFGPALVLLTLFLFIPMILTLIFSFTDFFTLNPSATKFVGLRNYTRLFNDELFGKAFFNTIKFALVVVPLQMGGALLLALGINKVTHCKKYFKIAFFIPVVMSLAVVSTLWMQIYSPEGILNNMLNAIGISSQPFIFSKDQALNSISALSIWQGMGYQMIIFLGGLQAISPSLYEAAEIDNASGWGKFWNVTVPELKPISIYILLTITIGAFKLLVQPMVMTGGGPAFSTYSLVYYIYDTGTVNWDMGYSSAMAIVFAIIVIALAGIQYKLTNKKED, from the coding sequence ATGAATAAGATAAGAGAAAAGATAATGGGAATGGCTTTTTTTGGTCCAGCATTAGTGTTACTAACATTATTTTTGTTTATTCCTATGATTTTAACTTTGATATTTAGTTTTACAGACTTTTTTACATTAAATCCTAGCGCAACTAAGTTTGTTGGACTTAGAAATTATACAAGATTATTTAACGATGAGTTATTTGGAAAAGCATTTTTTAATACAATAAAATTTGCACTTGTAGTTGTACCATTGCAGATGGGAGGAGCATTACTTTTAGCACTTGGCATAAATAAAGTTACTCATTGTAAAAAATATTTCAAAATAGCATTTTTTATTCCAGTAGTAATGTCACTTGCAGTAGTATCAACTTTGTGGATGCAGATTTATAGCCCTGAAGGTATATTAAATAATATGTTAAATGCTATTGGAATATCATCTCAGCCATTTATATTCAGTAAAGATCAAGCACTTAATTCTATATCAGCATTAAGTATATGGCAAGGAATGGGATATCAGATGATTATATTTCTAGGTGGCTTGCAGGCTATTTCTCCTAGTTTATATGAAGCAGCAGAAATTGATAATGCAAGTGGATGGGGCAAATTTTGGAATGTAACAGTTCCAGAGCTTAAACCAATTTCAATATATATATTATTAACAATTACAATAGGAGCATTTAAATTATTAGTTCAGCCTATGGTGATGACAGGAGGAGGACCAGCCTTCTCTACATATTCACTTGTGTACTATATCTATGATACTGGTACAGTTAATTGGGATATGGGATATTCTTCAGCAATGGCAATTGTATTTGCAATTATAGTAATTGCACTTGCAGGTATTCAATATAAACTTACAAACAAAAAGGAGGATTAA
- a CDS encoding (deoxy)nucleoside triphosphate pyrophosphohydrolase, which yields MKKTVKVVGAIIENEKKEILCALRSKDMTLPKQWEFPGGKIEEGETVGQAIVREIKEELDCDIEYISTFNDNTHEYEKVIVNLITLRCKLVNGTPKASEHAKLIWLPVDYLETLSWAPADVPAVEQLVSEK from the coding sequence ATGAAAAAAACAGTAAAAGTAGTTGGTGCTATAATTGAAAATGAAAAGAAAGAAATTCTTTGTGCCTTAAGATCAAAAGATATGACTCTTCCTAAGCAATGGGAATTCCCTGGTGGAAAGATTGAGGAAGGGGAAACTGTAGGACAAGCAATAGTTAGGGAAATTAAAGAAGAATTAGATTGTGATATAGAATACATATCTACATTTAATGATAATACTCATGAATATGAGAAAGTTATAGTTAACTTAATAACATTAAGATGTAAACTTGTTAATGGAACTCCAAAAGCTAGTGAACATGCAAAACTTATATGGCTTCCAGTAGATTACCTTGAAACTCTTTCATGGGCTCCTGCTGATGTTCCAGCCGTAGAGCAATTAGTAAGTGAGAAATAA
- a CDS encoding DUF2357 domain-containing protein, producing MATHYNNFEVSFHKQYNNEVNYLNFYEDLKSIDYEKIVEIEENSIIYLRFQGEDKSAQLYMDELDLILFEYLENHEYKNDNIHLLRNGEIYLSPSEEEIPLCKEGVSPFIPGIYLIKVISFGKEFYGAFKVVNKMITCDEANEIRRELEEEVEGISFEFIKKKFDVYDKELLLDLPKGLYKFFVIVNEFKNIMNSLMELRVRPNYKIIKSYKQISKERVKYIDNVTIRNHLSNSEKPGFMKVPIKIMEYDLPENRWVKKIVLEMLSLLNDFIKEIEIIAIKKNKRIEEIKRYSYEGSNNIILNKEKNALQYIIELRNKAFKMKSSIDILKSTKWYGSIKSVETYTLPHVLIQDSRYNILYKVYERLHSKEFNFNDDEKISLQWKRTDKLYEMWCYIKVCNILENIGYSISSELENSSRGILNSMCQPKDFIFNPSKRRKNSFSYDLEENSFRSFEKDDIKIRFYYDSKIPNCSEKSDFYSNPMFIRASNNKPDGRLDLYKNERYLGSIIFEFKYRIREMLWNNDTFYKHLDQGIYKQLIAYGTSCASKFILKRNDESTEKRHPIFPVNKVIILYPKSKYDFINLDEVEDYNLKFIKVKPGKNLKLLEEELKEEIEAIIEKGALLK from the coding sequence ATGGCTACACATTATAATAATTTTGAAGTAAGCTTTCATAAGCAATATAACAATGAAGTTAATTACTTAAATTTTTATGAGGATTTAAAGAGCATAGATTATGAAAAAATAGTTGAAATAGAAGAAAATAGTATAATTTATTTAAGGTTTCAAGGGGAAGATAAAAGTGCACAACTTTATATGGATGAACTTGATTTAATTCTCTTTGAATATTTAGAAAATCATGAATATAAAAATGATAATATACATCTTCTTAGAAATGGAGAGATTTATTTAAGTCCTTCAGAGGAGGAAATTCCCTTATGCAAGGAGGGAGTCTCTCCCTTTATACCAGGTATATATTTAATAAAAGTTATTTCTTTTGGGAAGGAATTTTATGGTGCTTTTAAAGTAGTAAATAAGATGATAACCTGTGATGAAGCAAACGAGATAAGAAGAGAATTAGAGGAAGAAGTAGAGGGAATAAGCTTTGAGTTTATAAAAAAGAAATTTGATGTCTATGACAAGGAATTACTTTTAGATCTACCAAAGGGGCTTTATAAGTTCTTTGTAATAGTTAATGAGTTTAAAAATATTATGAATTCTCTTATGGAACTTAGGGTAAGACCTAATTATAAAATTATAAAAAGCTATAAACAAATAAGCAAGGAGAGAGTTAAATATATAGATAATGTAACTATTAGAAATCATTTAAGCAATTCTGAAAAACCTGGTTTTATGAAGGTACCAATAAAAATTATGGAATATGATTTGCCAGAAAATAGATGGGTAAAGAAAATAGTTTTAGAAATGCTATCCCTATTAAATGATTTTATAAAGGAAATAGAGATTATAGCTATAAAAAAGAATAAGAGAATAGAAGAAATAAAGAGATACTCTTATGAGGGAAGTAACAATATTATCTTAAATAAAGAGAAAAACGCCTTACAATATATAATAGAACTTAGAAATAAGGCATTTAAGATGAAAAGTTCAATAGATATATTAAAATCTACGAAATGGTATGGAAGCATAAAAAGTGTAGAAACATATACATTACCCCACGTTCTCATTCAAGATTCTAGATATAATATTTTGTATAAGGTCTATGAAAGATTACACTCTAAAGAGTTTAACTTTAATGATGATGAGAAAATTTCCCTTCAGTGGAAGAGAACAGACAAGCTTTATGAAATGTGGTGTTATATAAAAGTTTGTAACATATTAGAGAACATAGGATACTCCATAAGCAGTGAGCTTGAAAATTCATCAAGAGGTATATTAAACTCTATGTGTCAGCCTAAAGATTTTATTTTTAATCCTAGTAAAAGGAGAAAAAATTCTTTCTCCTATGACTTAGAAGAAAACAGCTTTAGAAGTTTTGAAAAAGATGATATAAAAATAAGATTTTACTATGATTCTAAAATACCAAATTGTAGTGAAAAAAGTGATTTTTATAGTAATCCAATGTTCATAAGAGCCTCAAATAATAAACCAGATGGAAGATTAGATCTCTATAAAAATGAACGTTATTTAGGAAGTATAATCTTTGAGTTTAAATATAGAATAAGAGAAATGCTTTGGAATAATGATACATTTTATAAACATTTAGACCAAGGGATTTATAAGCAATTAATTGCATATGGAACAAGTTGTGCAAGTAAATTTATTTTAAAAAGAAATGATGAAAGTACAGAAAAAAGACATCCAATTTTCCCTGTAAATAAAGTTATAATACTATATCCAAAATCAAAATACGATTTTATTAATTTAGATGAAGTAGAAGATTATAATTTAAAATTCATAAAAGTCAAGCCAGGTAAAAACTTAAAACTTTTAGAAGAAGAATTAAAAGAAGAAATAGAAGCTATTATAGAAAAAGGAGCTTTATTAAAATAA
- a CDS encoding McrB family protein codes for MDNLNIYLLGKLDSNVFENSREFLQFSVKSIIDDYKDIVKEEKFNCFVESIYKYGLIEGEGESKEDRFYDFLKDRLVIFNPIINSNNPSTCNEIFVKKPENFKEEFVYKAIPVFSKKNLKISFEEFKRKLINKEWIDEIEGFSQSKESVPNIIFFEDEERIYALSGFTTQLCRYGKVIYDYDKIYAVEENEAWYENFVRSAELEDIIFVEENTALEIENLARMSNAIDHLSLISDLETREDEKPVQEERVEKSNIKTLSDNINDEESKGESDIFEEGTIGSAVWDISVKDEDKEKINSEISINEGVFLKTFMNTCRAMNLLYEEKDLINFHTAMKSSKLVILSGMSGTGKSKIVQAYGKALGLDENRLNFISVRPSWGDDSDLLGYVDSINNIYRPGDSRFIDTLIEASNNKENIYIICLDEMNLARVEHYFSQILSVLELDRDDRILKLYNEELEGTIKNSNKYKANIKIGNNILLVGTVNLDESTYHFSDKVLDRANVITLNQVNFLELKKLQRNKENLVKVKEISFREYEKMIDSSDLIDLKDRELELLSEINEKMNFLNKNVGIGFRIITQIDDYIRNIPKDSIISREEGIDIQLTQRILPKIRGTKEQWGEFIGEYDIYDDENSYSKSLNSELIKILDNYKDVSDFKTSRKYILNKARELSIYGYTL; via the coding sequence ATGGATAATTTAAATATATACCTTTTAGGAAAATTAGATAGTAATGTATTTGAAAACTCAAGAGAATTTTTGCAATTTAGCGTTAAATCAATAATAGATGATTATAAGGATATAGTAAAAGAAGAAAAATTTAATTGCTTTGTAGAATCGATTTATAAATATGGATTAATAGAAGGTGAAGGAGAAAGTAAAGAAGACAGATTTTACGACTTCTTAAAGGATAGATTAGTTATATTTAATCCAATTATAAATAGTAATAATCCATCTACATGTAATGAAATATTTGTGAAGAAGCCAGAGAATTTTAAAGAAGAATTTGTATATAAAGCTATACCTGTATTTTCTAAGAAAAACTTAAAAATAAGTTTTGAGGAATTTAAGCGAAAATTAATAAATAAAGAGTGGATAGATGAGATTGAAGGGTTTTCACAAAGTAAAGAGTCTGTGCCTAATATAATATTCTTTGAAGATGAAGAAAGAATATATGCCTTATCTGGTTTTACTACTCAGCTTTGTAGATATGGAAAGGTTATTTATGACTATGATAAGATTTATGCTGTAGAGGAAAATGAAGCTTGGTATGAAAACTTTGTCAGAAGTGCAGAGCTTGAAGATATAATCTTTGTAGAGGAAAATACAGCTTTAGAAATAGAAAACTTAGCAAGGATGAGTAATGCTATTGACCATTTGAGCCTCATTAGTGATTTAGAGACAAGAGAAGATGAGAAGCCCGTACAAGAGGAGAGGGTTGAGAAATCTAATATTAAAACTTTATCAGACAACATTAATGATGAAGAGAGTAAAGGTGAAAGTGATATTTTTGAGGAGGGTACTATTGGCTCAGCTGTTTGGGATATTTCAGTAAAAGATGAAGATAAAGAAAAGATAAATTCAGAGATTTCAATAAATGAAGGGGTATTCCTAAAAACATTTATGAATACGTGTAGAGCTATGAATTTACTTTATGAGGAAAAAGATTTAATAAACTTTCACACAGCAATGAAATCTTCAAAGCTTGTTATATTATCAGGAATGAGTGGAACTGGTAAATCAAAAATTGTACAAGCTTATGGAAAAGCTTTAGGCTTAGATGAAAATAGACTTAATTTTATCTCTGTAAGACCTTCTTGGGGAGATGATAGTGACTTATTAGGATATGTAGATAGTATAAATAATATTTATAGACCAGGAGATTCTAGGTTTATAGATACATTAATAGAGGCTTCAAATAACAAGGAGAACATTTACATAATATGTTTAGATGAAATGAATTTAGCTAGAGTTGAGCATTATTTCTCACAAATATTATCCGTTCTAGAGCTTGATAGGGATGATAGAATACTGAAACTATATAATGAAGAACTTGAAGGAACAATAAAAAATTCTAATAAATATAAAGCAAATATAAAAATAGGTAACAACATACTTTTAGTTGGAACTGTAAACCTAGATGAGTCAACTTATCATTTTTCAGACAAGGTCTTAGATAGAGCTAATGTTATAACCTTAAATCAAGTTAATTTCTTAGAGCTTAAAAAATTACAAAGAAATAAAGAAAATTTAGTTAAAGTCAAGGAGATTTCTTTTAGAGAATATGAAAAAATGATAGATTCAAGTGATTTAATTGATTTAAAAGATAGGGAATTAGAGCTTCTATCAGAAATAAATGAAAAAATGAACTTCTTAAATAAAAATGTGGGAATTGGATTTAGAATAATAACTCAAATAGATGACTATATAAGAAATATTCCAAAAGATTCAATAATTTCAAGAGAAGAGGGAATAGACATTCAGTTAACTCAAAGAATTCTTCCTAAAATAAGGGGAACTAAGGAGCAATGGGGAGAATTTATTGGTGAATATGATATTTATGATGATGAAAATTCATATTCTAAAAGCTTAAATAGTGAATTGATTAAAATTTTAGATAACTACAAGGATGTATCAGACTTTAAAACCTCAAGAAAATATATTCTAAATAAGGCAAGAGAGCTTAGTATTTATGGCTACACATTATAA
- a CDS encoding AAA family ATPase, whose product MEIKILIGLPGSGKSTYCETVKNKQDVILATDDIREELFGETFSDRIKAKVFKELINRSIRALQKNKNLIIDTTFLNEKDYRNIFLREVSAVNKNLIKKAICFNTNIEKCIYRDKLREKKRFVGETIIYELSKHLVWPNNSENFDEIKFINN is encoded by the coding sequence ATGGAAATTAAAATATTAATAGGATTACCAGGTTCAGGAAAATCTACTTATTGTGAAACAGTAAAAAACAAACAAGATGTTATATTAGCTACTGATGATATAAGAGAAGAATTATTTGGAGAAACTTTTAGTGACAGAATAAAAGCTAAAGTATTTAAAGAATTAATAAATAGAAGTATTAGAGCATTACAAAAAAATAAAAACCTAATTATAGATACCACTTTTCTTAATGAAAAGGATTATAGAAATATTTTTCTAAGGGAAGTAAGTGCTGTCAATAAAAACTTAATAAAAAAAGCAATTTGTTTTAATACTAATATAGAAAAATGTATATATAGAGATAAATTAAGAGAGAAAAAAAGGTTTGTTGGGGAAACTATAATATATGAATTAAGTAAACACTTAGTGTGGCCCAATAATTCTGAAAACTTTGATGAAATAAAATTTATTAATAATTAA
- a CDS encoding ABC transporter substrate-binding protein, which yields MKKFYGFVLLIFCFNLFGCSFRNTEVSNKNIQGYDKGEELITMWVHVIEETSEGQAYKNSVERFNKEYNGKYCLSVEFVPRNESGGGYTDKINSSVISGGLPDIITVDGPNVSAYVANNIIQPLVGITDDEKAKYLPSVIEQGTINNKLYALGLMESSTLFYYNKDILNEVGIQVPSFDNPWTWDELNKVCEKVKNYLDKKNGYPIDMSFPAGETTIYFYAPFIWSNGGDFVSSDGLKVNGVFNSEKNVETISYFKEITDKGYIPKYTISDLFEKGRAAFKFDGAWAITNIRNNYPDFNLGIAPYPVGNDWNGEKYTPTGGWAFATTTTCKNPEAAKEAIKFLTNAESGIDMYNLTGNLPSTFEAYENIDAFKTDELFKTAYYQLVNYGHPRPKSPAYPQISTSYQQAIEGVLLNDETPEESLYKTMRRIEDKLIRYQD from the coding sequence GTGAAGAAATTTTATGGTTTTGTTTTACTAATATTTTGTTTTAATCTTTTTGGATGTTCTTTTAGAAATACAGAAGTATCAAATAAAAATATTCAAGGATATGACAAAGGCGAGGAGCTTATAACAATGTGGGTTCATGTTATAGAAGAAACTTCAGAAGGACAAGCTTATAAAAATTCAGTAGAAAGGTTTAATAAAGAATACAATGGTAAGTATTGTTTAAGTGTTGAATTTGTACCTCGTAATGAAAGTGGAGGAGGATATACTGATAAAATAAATTCATCAGTAATTTCTGGAGGACTTCCAGACATAATAACTGTTGATGGGCCCAATGTATCAGCTTATGTTGCAAACAACATAATTCAGCCTTTAGTAGGTATAACTGATGATGAAAAGGCTAAATATTTACCGTCAGTAATAGAGCAAGGAACAATAAACAATAAATTATATGCATTAGGTCTAATGGAATCTAGTACGTTATTTTATTATAACAAAGATATATTAAACGAAGTAGGAATACAAGTACCATCATTTGATAATCCATGGACTTGGGACGAATTAAATAAGGTCTGTGAAAAAGTTAAGAACTATTTAGATAAAAAAAATGGATATCCAATAGATATGTCATTCCCAGCAGGGGAAACAACTATTTATTTTTATGCACCATTTATATGGTCAAATGGTGGAGATTTTGTAAGCTCTGATGGTTTAAAGGTTAATGGAGTATTTAATTCTGAAAAGAATGTAGAAACTATTAGTTATTTTAAAGAAATTACAGACAAAGGATATATACCTAAATATACAATAAGTGATTTATTTGAAAAGGGAAGAGCTGCATTTAAATTTGATGGAGCATGGGCTATTACAAATATAAGAAATAACTATCCAGATTTTAATTTAGGAATAGCACCATATCCAGTGGGAAATGATTGGAATGGAGAAAAGTATACACCAACAGGAGGATGGGCTTTTGCAACAACTACAACTTGTAAAAACCCTGAGGCTGCAAAAGAAGCAATCAAGTTTTTAACTAATGCAGAAAGTGGCATAGATATGTATAACTTAACAGGTAATTTACCATCTACATTTGAAGCTTATGAAAATATTGATGCATTTAAAACTGATGAATTATTTAAAACAGCATATTATCAGCTTGTTAACTATGGTCATCCAAGACCAAAATCACCAGCTTATCCTCAGATAAGTACATCATATCAGCAGGCTATTGAAGGTGTACTATTAAATGATGAAACACCAGAAGAATCGTTATATAAAACAATGAGAAGAATAGAAGATAAGTTAATACGTTATCAAGATTAA
- a CDS encoding transposase: protein MTSVLDLHSKKIVGYSFGKNMTNDLVIAALKNAYYLQDIGKDNKIIFHSDLGSQYTSNYMKNLCNEFNIIQSFSQKWCPYDNACIESFHAVLKKEEVYRNTYEKYEDSKKSTFQYMKSFYNSKKLHSALDYNTPNEVEFKALNAA, encoded by the coding sequence TTGACTTCTGTACTTGATTTACACTCTAAGAAAATAGTGGGATACTCTTTCGGTAAAAATATGACAAATGATCTTGTTATAGCAGCACTAAAAAATGCTTATTATCTTCAAGATATAGGCAAAGATAATAAAATAATATTTCATAGTGATTTAGGCTCACAATATACAAGTAATTATATGAAAAATCTATGCAATGAATTTAATATAATACAATCCTTTAGTCAAAAATGGTGTCCTTATGACAATGCATGTATAGAGTCATTTCATGCTGTTTTAAAGAAAGAAGAAGTTTATAGAAATACTTATGAAAAGTATGAAGATTCTAAAAAATCAACTTTTCAATATATGAAAAGTTTTTACAATAGTAAAAAGCTACATTCAGCTCTTGATTATAATACTCCTAATGAGGTAGAATTTAAGGCTTTGAATGCAGCTTAA
- a CDS encoding LacI family DNA-binding transcriptional regulator, producing MKKNITFSDIAKYTNFSKTTISRYFNSPETLTQASIQKIEKALSELNYTENKVARSLANGKTEIIGIIIPNLFLHYYSQILNNIIDTYSKYNYKFLVFLGNSDPNEEIKYIKELMAYKIEALIILSHSISSHQLKEFNIPIVAIEREDNYISSVNSDNYSGAEKATKLLIENNCDILIHINGKINGNTPAYKRIEAFKETCQRNNQDFKIYMSDIKSSFEESYNSLYQIYLDIEKNYPYVKKGVFLSNDTHANIFLNILIRNKKSIPDEYELIGFDNSPISTEAIIPITTIGQNIDKISDYAIKSLLRQINLKKNNKIAPIEHIVVPTELIVRDTTSKY from the coding sequence ATGAAAAAAAACATCACTTTTAGTGATATAGCTAAATATACAAATTTTTCTAAGACAACAATATCAAGATATTTTAATTCTCCAGAAACTTTGACTCAAGCTTCAATACAAAAAATTGAAAAAGCATTATCAGAATTAAATTATACTGAAAATAAAGTTGCCAGAAGTTTAGCAAATGGTAAAACTGAAATTATAGGAATTATTATCCCTAACTTATTTCTTCACTATTATTCTCAAATATTAAATAATATAATAGATACCTATAGTAAATATAATTATAAATTTTTAGTATTCTTAGGAAATTCTGATCCAAATGAAGAAATAAAATATATAAAGGAACTAATGGCTTATAAAATTGAAGCGCTTATAATATTAAGTCATTCTATAAGTTCACATCAATTAAAAGAATTTAATATTCCAATTGTAGCCATAGAACGCGAAGACAATTATATATCAAGTGTAAATAGTGATAATTATTCTGGTGCTGAAAAAGCAACTAAATTACTAATTGAGAATAACTGTGATATATTAATACATATAAATGGAAAAATAAATGGCAATACTCCTGCTTACAAGCGTATTGAAGCATTTAAAGAAACTTGCCAAAGGAATAATCAGGATTTTAAGATTTATATGTCAGACATTAAAAGTTCTTTTGAGGAAAGCTATAATTCTCTTTATCAAATTTATTTAGATATTGAGAAAAATTATCCTTATGTAAAAAAAGGAGTATTTCTAAGTAATGATACACATGCAAATATCTTTCTAAATATTCTTATAAGAAATAAAAAAAGTATACCAGACGAATACGAACTAATAGGATTTGATAATTCTCCAATTTCTACTGAAGCAATAATTCCTATAACAACAATAGGTCAAAATATTGATAAAATATCTGACTATGCTATAAAGTCTCTATTAAGACAAATAAACCTTAAAAAAAATAATAAAATTGCACCTATTGAGCATATTGTTGTACCAACTGAATTAATAGTTAGAGATACTACAAGTAAGTATTAA
- a CDS encoding carbohydrate ABC transporter permease: protein MLSNKGKIFNRILIVFMLVLSLLFLFPIIWMIVNSFKSDAMITQDMNSIAAFLPPLSFDNFFENYITIITNSSLMRYMTNTLVYAAILIVLSIIVNGLAGYALAKINFPFKEVWVFIILLLMIVPMETISIIHFLMIAKAGLLNTVVGYILPMIVSPFNIFLFRQVFMKLPDDLYEAAQLDHCGPLKYFFRVVIPMSKSIVATVGVFTFLGIWNDFLWPSLVFTSSNLLTVQIGLNSITANDNVTTGQVLATITLVTIPILIVYSLFSKQLVEGAMSSGSKEG, encoded by the coding sequence ATGCTTTCAAATAAAGGAAAAATTTTTAATAGAATTCTTATAGTTTTTATGCTTGTATTATCACTATTGTTTTTATTTCCTATTATATGGATGATTGTAAATTCTTTTAAATCAGATGCTATGATAACACAAGATATGAACAGTATAGCAGCATTTCTTCCACCACTTAGCTTTGATAACTTTTTTGAAAATTATATAACTATTATTACAAACAGCAGTTTAATGCGATATATGACTAATACGTTAGTTTATGCAGCAATACTTATAGTTTTAAGTATTATAGTTAATGGTCTAGCAGGATATGCTTTAGCAAAAATAAATTTTCCATTTAAAGAAGTATGGGTATTTATAATACTATTATTAATGATTGTACCCATGGAAACTATAAGTATTATTCACTTTTTAATGATTGCAAAAGCAGGACTATTAAATACTGTAGTTGGATATATTCTTCCTATGATTGTAAGTCCGTTTAACATATTCTTATTTAGACAAGTATTTATGAAGCTTCCAGATGATTTATATGAAGCAGCGCAGCTAGATCATTGTGGTCCATTAAAATATTTTTTCAGAGTTGTTATACCTATGTCAAAGTCTATAGTAGCAACAGTAGGGGTATTCACATTCTTAGGAATATGGAATGATTTTTTATGGCCATCATTGGTGTTTACATCAAGCAATTTATTAACAGTTCAAATAGGATTAAATTCAATTACTGCAAATGATAATGTTACAACAGGTCAGGTACTTGCAACTATAACACTGGTTACAATACCAATATTAATAGTATATTCTCTTTTCTCTAAGCAATTAGTAGAAGGAGCAATGTCATCAGGATCAAAAGAGGGCTAA
- a CDS encoding AAA family ATPase, which yields MHIAIEGMDGAGKTSVAKLLAEKIGFKFVEKPLHYMLDEDGTLDNYMRVSKDVNKQSEMAIKTLFYGLGNVFVKSKFKGENIVTDRHLVSNYFWNCDETTQDIFDVILKHASIPKITFLLYANEEVRLKRIIERNPLDDDVNKINLYPHAYEKMKECLEKNKMDYVLIDNSEKTCEEVVSLIIDYLKVVNII from the coding sequence ATGCATATAGCAATTGAAGGTATGGATGGAGCAGGAAAAACTAGTGTAGCAAAATTATTAGCTGAAAAAATAGGATTTAAATTTGTTGAAAAACCATTACACTATATGTTAGATGAAGATGGAACATTAGATAATTATATGAGGGTTTCAAAAGATGTTAATAAGCAAAGTGAAATGGCTATAAAAACTCTTTTTTATGGTCTTGGAAATGTTTTTGTGAAAAGTAAATTTAAAGGAGAAAATATAGTTACAGATAGGCATCTTGTGTCAAATTATTTTTGGAATTGTGATGAGACTACTCAAGATATATTTGATGTTATATTAAAACATGCAAGTATTCCAAAAATAACATTCTTGCTTTATGCAAATGAAGAAGTTAGACTAAAAAGAATAATAGAGAGAAATCCATTAGACGATGATGTAAATAAAATTAATTTATATCCACATGCATATGAAAAAATGAAGGAATGTTTAGAAAAAAATAAAATGGATTATGTGTTAATTGATAATTCAGAAAAAACCTGTGAAGAAGTTGTAAGTTTAATTATTGATTATTTAAAAGTGGTAAATATTATATAA